The sequence below is a genomic window from Mytilus edulis chromosome 2, xbMytEdul2.2, whole genome shotgun sequence.
TACCGATTCCGATCGACCGGACATGGTtgtgtatttatgcatcccgcaTAATAAAACGAACACCCCTCTTTATCATGTTTTCTACGTTCGGACAGAGGTCTATGTGACCAAATGATATTCCTCTCCCCGTCGACTTTTGTAGCATGATGATATGCGAGACCTGTGTGTTTCCTGCCGAGTTATTTCAAGTCGGAGTCCGTCATGACAgataacttttttatttattttgatatatcaTTACATCACTTGCGATTGGCGGATCCAAGAGAGGGTTTCCGTGGGTTAGAACCCTCTTTTTGACAATCAATGTTTTTTGCCATAATTTCGACATATgattggaacccccttttaaaaatagcCGGATCCGCCCCTGCATGCTGAGATTGAACTCTAAGAAACCAATGCTGTATTTATTCACGTTGTTTCACTCTAGTGTCTTCTAGTCaatttaagcaaccaacaatcaatcaatctagtcaattttgtttatttctctTTTTTGTTCTCACTTTTTACTATTTTTACAAAGTTTATATGTTTGTAGTTTATTCTAAGTTATCGTTTTCTGCTATccttatatatacatatgtgaTCTTTCCTTCGGTATCTCCcccatttttaaataattatatcaaataaatgaTTGCAATGTTAAAAGatgacatttaataaaaaaaaaaaaaaaaacattcagcaGGAGTTAGGGttttaaatgtagttttcattttatatttaatgtgGAAAAGTTTCAAGAGGAGTGAGTATAACACGTATTTAGAGAAACGAATAAATGCATGAAAATACGAAAAAAGTAACATGTGTAGAATAATAAATCAGTATAAACGGTAAGAAATGGGATAGGAAGGCTTGTAAGACAATATATGATTTAGGTGGTGATGGAAACTACCCTTGTCCATCAGTGAATGCCGTACGATGACATACAGCTTttaatttctctgtcatttggtctcttgtgaaaagattctcattggtaatcatatcaactacatcttctgttttataattAGAATCATGTTTGCAATTTGTCTCTACTAGTGTTTAGTATCACGTTGTTTGCAATTAGTATAGTACTTCAATAAAATACCTGTTTTTCTTTGAACTGTGTTGGGGCTAGGTGTCTTGAAAGATATGCTGCCATTTCTCTGACGGTGAGTTTATCGCCACATACACTTAATGTTTTCTCTAGGAATGcagttttatttgaaaatataataccAACAATGTCACCAACATCTTCTACACTCATCATGTTGAAAGGTGTCACACCCATTGGAATTACTGAAAATAATATATGGAAGTGATATAAAATTGAGTAGGGAATTATTGCCAATAAGATTATTATCCATAATATACAAAATGTCGTGGATGTAAACAACTTCAAATGTATGTCAACACATacatgaccttcaacaatgagcaaaaaaaattaaaataaaactcaGTAAGTTAGATCTTAATTAGATCAGAAAAATTTCTATGGAAAAAATGAACATATAATGAACACTACAACTTGCACCAATCAATTATGATAACGCAAATATAAGTGATTGTCTGACATTTAGTTACAAAGTGGAAGACATTTTAATTTGAAACTCGGTGACTATAAAAAGCAAAAAGTGCCATAGTGCCATAATAGAGACCTTCTCAGATATATTATGCCTTAATAGCGCTCTAAGTGATGCACCGAGGTGactggatttttttaaaattttttttgtgCTTATAAAATTTACTAGCCTATATTGTACGAATACCAGAAACTCAATAACATAGAACGTTTCAGCAAATTTGGTTTAAAGCCAAAATGGGAAAGATTTATTTTGTCGATGAGCTTGACGAACATAATATTCCTTTTTAAAACATAACAATCAAGTTAGccaaattatatagatataagaagatgtggtatgattgccaatgagttaactctccatccaatacaCAATTTGTAAGAGTATAATCATTTATAGGCCAAAGTAggatcttcaacacggagcatttactcaaaccgaacaacaagctatacagGAACCCCAAAATGACAAGTGGAAAACCAATGGTATTGTCTATATacaaacaagaaacgagaaaactaatgaaCTACATCACATAAAGACAACCAATTGACCATCAGGTTCCTGATTTAGGGCATATGAAAACGGCGGGTTTAAACTTataaataggtaccaaccttcacccttaacTGAAActatagtgtaacatcacaacatagaaagacatactataaaatatcaataaaaatgacTTAATTcgatcaaaagacatattaacaaaaacaagtaaacatacactgaacaaataaatttgatctatgacacaatctaattacaaaatcaatgaaataaggtgtgaaatgttaaacaatagcAGATAGACAACCATAACCTTGGTCAAAATACCGCCAAAATAAAATAACGTATACacaggtttttaaaaataattttgttgtaacgTATACAGTCATGGagtacggatttttttttttacaaaatacgcTACGGTATATACATAAGGATGATGTGTTTATGAATATGACTATTCAAAGTTTAAACTTACCGATTTCATGCAATCCACGTCCCATATCAAAaggtttcaaaatatttaaataatcttCATATAAGCACGGAACAAGAATAAATGTTACTGGCAATCCTATTTGTCGTATATATCCTTCAATTTCCGCTTTGGCTACCAGATGCCGAGCTGAAATTCCAGTTATTTTAAACGGATGTAACTGTGTATTAAAAACTACATGGGGAACTTTTGCTGCAGCGCATGCGTCGGCAATATTTTGACCTTGTTCGATTTCATCCTCTACGAACTGAGGATTTGTAAAGTCAGATTTTGTAACAATAAAACACCCATCTGTGCCAGATAGTAAGTCTTTTATTGCGTTAACATCTTTAAGACTATTTTGAACAACTTCGACGTTGCATGATTTCATAGATTGGACTTCCGGGGCTGACGTGTCCACAACAATCGCCTTGACCTTCAAGTTAGGATTCTTGGCAAGATTACAAGCTACAGCACCACCTATATCCGTATCTCCACGAACAATTGTTATTGACTTGCTcatctgtaaaataaaaattaaatgtttttattaaacattttcgTAAACGCACTCATCATTAGAAGTTGTTTTGTATTACTAGATTATTGTAAGGTTGATTTTTGATATTGGGGAAGACGACATCAAAATGTGTTGCTCTTGAAATATACCATCAATTTGAAACGACTTTAAGCTGTCGACTGGTTATAGTATACatgttggttttatttttatgttagGAGTTGCCTTTTCCAGACATTTAAATCACTGTTTGTaggtttgttaaacatgttgCAACTTAGGATATAACCATTGTTACCGGGATTaaaaacgcgcgtttcgtcttcaaaagacttattagtgactttctaataattaaaaaaaagacccTAAATTCCGAAAATTTCAGGAAATCACTTTTGGTGTCTTATATAATCTTaagttaatgattttttttaaagtaaaattgagaatggatgtggggaatgtgtcaaagagaaaactacccaaccaaagagcaaaaaacagtCGAAGGCTACCGCACCCGTTCGCGTGCTTCAGatgcccctaaacaaaaatgtgtacaattTTAGTGAGAATGAACGtcactaaactccgaattatataaatgaactaaaaaataaaaattaaaaatcttacaaggccaacaaatgccagaggctcctgactttggacaggtgcataaatgcggcggggttaaacatattttttgagaGCTCAattctccccctatacctctagccaatgtagattaGGAAAAAAAAAACCCGCAGCAATACGCATTTATAATCCCCACTCAGGCCAGCcctttttattactttttgttgCAACATTggtatacgtttttttttaaattttattaaatcgGGAAGTGGTACAACTTACTATTTAAAATACTACTAGtgaaaaagaaaatacacatTGTATATACGTGACAAATATCTCATGAAAAACTTGAAAATAACGATAAACTAAAAACTAAAATGTATCTAATGAAAAGAAAAGGTTTTGCCTTTTCAGTTCATCTAACATGTTCTAATTCatcctttttttatttgacatctTTATGGTAAGGTTCAATTCTTTTGCTAATATTCACTCGTATGtttgtttggggttttttttcgcAGTAAGATATAAGTTTTGTACCCCGTATCTATTGGACTTAGTGTATTCATTAATGCATGTTGCACGATATTTGTCTTTGCATTCCATAACATTGTATGAAGCTGTAACATCTCTCTTAAAATTttgctcaaaatggtctaaatataaaaaagaagatgtggtatgattgccaatgagacaactctccacaagagaccaaaatgacacagaaataaacaactataggtcatcgtacggcgttcaacaatgagcaaagcccataccgcatagtcagatataaaaggccccgaaatgaccatgtaaaacaattcaaacgagaaaactaacggccttattaatatatataaaaatgaacgaaaaacaaatatgcagtacaaaaacaaacgacaaccactgaattacaggctcctcacttgggacaggcacatacatacaaagtgtggcggggttaaacatgttaaatggtcTAAACATGTTAAATGGTCTTAAACATGTAAAACTATTACTCCTTCACCAAAAGATTCATTTCGGCAAATTTGGTGGTAATTTTAAGTATACGATGACACGAAAGGCACTATTCTTTTGTTAGGTAAGGGGTACTTTTGATATGTCCGAAATTGGTGGatgaattggtggtctgacacctacatgaAGGACTTGGTAATTGATTTGTTTCTGTGTTACTAAACACATATCTCTTCTTTATAAACCCGCGCGACAGTCACATTGATTTTTCTAATATTAAATACCAATGAGTGactttatatatacatagatATGTTGAGACGGATTTTCTTAAGCATGAGCAAATAATTTCATTTCTAATTTGTTTTCCTACTTGTGTCAGGTGTATTTAAAAGCATTTAAATCCAGTCAaccaatatttatatttgttgaaaTCTTATCGATTTAAACACCTGTATAAAAGACAGGAAAGGTAAAATCGTTTacttataattatatacaatattcAATTTACATACTTGTTATAAATTACCACATTCATAtcgtaaaacatgtttaaaacgaaCATTTTCAGTCCTATTGCAGCAGATATTTTACTAGCAGAGACGACTAAGATTGTTCACTTTATTGTAGAGTGCCACTGCGATAAATTGCAGCTGAATCAATGACATAACTCATCATCCAAGGAGAACCATGAAGCTGGATTTTAAATAATTACTTTAATTATTCTGCTCTAGAAGGGAATTATTGTGAAGATAAAATGCGATCCGGAAACGTAAAAATCTGAtcagaaaattgtaaaattattggATAATTGGGACATGCAATCGTTCTGTGAAAGAAAGAAGGATATGTTAGAAGTTTCGAGCTTTGAAGCTTAGCTTTAAAACAACTTACCTTTTAAATGAGATAACAGGATGTTGGTTTTTTATCACTGTCTGCAGTCAAGTTTTGGCGTCTAGCAACGAGTAAAAGCGCATGCGTCGATTAAACTGAATTTCACCTTTCAAGTCTTTTTCATATATTAATATTGATCTGTTTAAATGACTACTGTAATGTGAACGTGCAAttaaaaagtattatttattcTGAAAGAACTGTCAACCAAGTTAGAGCATGTAAAACATTAATTAGTTATCGACTGTTTAGTAACGGTACGATAATCCTTTAATCTCATTGGATTTCCGATGTAATTTCTTTGGATgaaattgattttatttctttcaCCTTGTTTGTATAGATTTTGAATATGCATGTTAAAACATACATATTTCTTATCAACAGGTTAAATGCTTTGAGCTTGCTTTATGAAGTTGCTTTTATTATTAATACTGTATGATTTCCGGAAGCTTCTTTGAATTTCTGGTATCTGTAATAGAGTTCAGAGCTTTGAGTGCATTTATAGTTAAAGCAACATGTATTCAGATAAATCATCACATAACGATATGAtacaattgaaatatttattttggattCTGAAACAAGTAAATTTGCTATTATTGCTATGTCTCctacttcacaaataatacacttattgaacaatacataacTATAAAATCTAGAGCGCTCTgcaataaatatatcaatatgaaaaaaggtaaaaatacAATAGAGGGGCAAaagaataaacattttaaaattgttgtaatGTATACAGGGTAAATGCTTTTGTTCTTATAAGAAAATGAAGCAGTAAAATCAAGGGTTAACCGTTTTCTTTTGATCATGTATTTCTGTACCAAACTAACTTGATAAATGAATAGTTTTACTCGTCTGAGAGTACCGTTGCACCCAAGAAGCAAATGTGTGTGTCAACTTGACAGGAAGAACTAAAACAGAATCTAGTAGTGCATGTCTAATATCGCAGTCCCACTACGATctgtaataaaaatgaaaattttgacgatcgtagtgATGTCTGAACAGCTGAGTTGTGTTCTAATCTACCTATAGACATATACACCACGTTTTTGTCGCATATATGCAGCATGATCTTCTTAATTATCCTTAAATACCACTTGATATAGCTCAAGTTTTTTGTGGggtctttacttttctatgttgtgttttgtgtactgttgtttgtctgtatgtgagtttgtcttcttctttttcagcctttgcgttgtcagtttattttcgacttgtggtATCTTTTATCTCTCTTATACATAGTACACGTTTGAAATTTGGTTATCTCTCTTTTTACAAGAATACCTTACATTGAGCCAGATTTGTCTATTTTGAAATGTTGATTAACACAGCTAACAAAATGACTACAACATCTAGTTTAGCATTacaaaataaggagatgcggtatgattgccaatgagaaaactatcaaccatagttcaaatgaagtagatgcaAGCAATAATAggcaaccgtaaggccttcaacaatgagaaaacaaataCCGTATGGTCGGCtgtaaaaggccctgatatgaaaatatgaaacaattcaattgagaaaactagcagcctatttttaataatttgaggGTTCACATGTTTATTTTCGGGGCGTCTCAATTATTTGCATAGGCAGCATAATAGTACACCCGAGTTTGCTCCCTTACGAATTTGATATACATCAATTGATTCATCAAATACGAGTAAAATCTTGTCATCGTGCGTACGTTTTTAGATGTTTTGAAACTATAATTAAATTTGGAGGAAATAACACGTCATCCTTAGAAAGAGACTGACCAGTAGTTTCGAAATCAATGTTTTTGACTAATTGATTATATTTAATAAGAAAACGCAGTCAATTTATACATTCAACATGCAACATTGAAAGTTgcctgaaaaaatata
It includes:
- the LOC139512116 gene encoding nmrA-like family domain-containing protein 1, producing the protein MSKSITIVRGDTDIGGAVACNLAKNPNLKVKAIVVDTSAPEVQSMKSCNVEVVQNSLKDVNAIKDLLSGTDGCFIVTKSDFTNPQFVEDEIEQGQNIADACAAAKVPHVVFNTQLHPFKITGISARHLVAKAEIEGYIRQIGLPVTFILVPCLYEDYLNILKPFDMGRGLHEIVIPMGVTPFNMMSVEDVGDIVGIIFSNKTAFLEKTLSVCGDKLTVREMAAYLSRHLAPTQFKEKQLTAYQYAQLGQPWSQDYANMFDFILRVDQRYNLQETRKICPKTQTFEEWVKRNVGKLKEIFP